A portion of the Mycobacteriales bacterium genome contains these proteins:
- a CDS encoding cytochrome bc complex cytochrome b subunit, whose product MTGTVSTRRRRNAVSPAAKAGNWVDERFTAAGPIRRQLNKVFPDHWSFMLGEIALYSFIILLITGTYLTFFFDASMGDVKYNGSYTPLRGIEMSRAYDSTLKISFDVRGGLIIRQIHHWAALLFVAAIITHMLRIYFTGAFRKPRETNWLIGVMLMWLGILEGFAGYSLPDDLLSGTGLRIASAIILSIPVVGTWLYYLVFGGTFPGTEIIGRLYIVHVLLIPGIILALIAVHLALIVKQKHTQFPGAGRTEHNVIGERVMPTYGAKAGGFFMIVFGVVALLGGLVQINPIWLFGPYTPSQVGAGSQPDWYMGFLDGSTRLWPDWETHFPTHTIPSIFWPTVVLPGILTGILFAYPFLEAKLTKDHANHNLLQRPRDVPVRTALGAMSIAFYIVLWGSGGNDVIADKFDISLNATTWIGRIAIVLLPPIAYWVTYRLCLGLERHDREVLEHGIETGIIKRLPSGEFIEVHQPLGPVDAHGHGMLQYAGTPVPKKMNAFGGVGRRIVGFFRPVGELPGPEGPETPAIEAPEKEPGKELAGRPTPPEA is encoded by the coding sequence ATGACCGGCACCGTCAGCACCCGCCGCCGGCGTAATGCAGTGAGCCCTGCCGCGAAGGCGGGCAACTGGGTCGACGAGCGCTTCACGGCCGCCGGGCCGATCCGGCGCCAGCTCAACAAGGTGTTCCCCGACCACTGGTCGTTCATGCTCGGGGAGATCGCGCTCTACTCGTTCATCATCCTGCTGATCACCGGCACCTACCTGACGTTCTTCTTCGACGCCTCGATGGGCGACGTGAAGTACAACGGCAGCTACACGCCGCTGCGCGGGATCGAGATGTCGCGGGCCTACGACTCGACGCTGAAGATCTCCTTCGACGTCCGCGGTGGACTGATCATCCGGCAGATCCACCACTGGGCGGCGCTGCTGTTCGTCGCCGCGATCATCACCCACATGCTGCGGATCTACTTCACCGGCGCCTTCCGCAAGCCCCGCGAGACCAACTGGCTGATCGGCGTCATGCTGATGTGGCTGGGAATCCTCGAAGGCTTCGCCGGATACTCGCTCCCCGACGACCTGCTGTCGGGCACCGGGCTGCGGATCGCCAGCGCGATCATCCTGTCCATCCCCGTGGTCGGCACCTGGCTCTATTACCTGGTCTTCGGTGGCACCTTCCCCGGAACGGAGATCATCGGCCGGCTCTACATCGTGCACGTCTTACTCATCCCCGGGATCATCCTGGCGCTGATCGCTGTCCATTTAGCGCTCATCGTCAAGCAGAAGCACACCCAGTTCCCGGGGGCCGGTCGCACCGAGCACAACGTGATCGGCGAGCGGGTGATGCCGACGTACGGCGCCAAGGCCGGCGGCTTCTTCATGATCGTCTTCGGGGTGGTCGCCCTGCTCGGCGGTCTGGTCCAGATCAACCCGATCTGGCTGTTCGGGCCCTACACCCCGTCCCAGGTCGGCGCCGGGTCGCAGCCGGACTGGTACATGGGCTTCCTCGACGGCTCGACCCGATTGTGGCCGGACTGGGAGACCCATTTCCCGACCCACACCATTCCGTCGATCTTCTGGCCGACGGTGGTGCTGCCCGGGATCCTCACCGGGATCCTCTTCGCCTATCCGTTCTTAGAAGCGAAGCTGACGAAGGATCACGCCAACCACAACCTGCTGCAGCGGCCCCGTGACGTCCCGGTCCGCACGGCGTTGGGCGCGATGTCGATCGCGTTCTACATCGTGCTCTGGGGCTCGGGCGGCAACGACGTCATCGCCGACAAGTTCGACATCAGCCTCAACGCGACGACCTGGATCGGCCGGATCGCGATCGTGCTCCTCCCGCCGATCGCCTACTGGGTGACCTATCGCCTCTGTCTCGGTCTCGAGCGCCACGACCGCGAGGTCCTCGAGCACGGGATCGAGACGGGCATCATCAAACGGCTGCCCTCGGGCGAATTCATCGAGGTGCACCAGCCGCTCGGGCCGGTCGACGCGCACGGTCACGGCATGCTGCAGTACGCCGGTACCCCGGTGCCGAAGAAGATGAACGCCTTCGGCGG